One genomic segment of Centropristis striata isolate RG_2023a ecotype Rhode Island chromosome 13, C.striata_1.0, whole genome shotgun sequence includes these proteins:
- the LOC131983436 gene encoding interferon-induced protein 44-like yields the protein MGQESSSESDSESAPKLLSWPWRTLPDNQENLTFVKNYERRKREVKHLRILLHGPIGAGKSSFINSVDTVLQGRVTGRAPTDAISGRSFTTKYKTYKFKKASGGFYSVVFNDIMGLEKATNTGVDVEEVKLALEGHVAENYEFNPKRRLKVGDSGYRSSPTLADKVQVLVCVFPADQIDFVPKEVVDKLRDIRLAASDMGIPEMVIITKVDQACPEAKRDLNNVYKSIYLKELVDKCHRFLEIPVNCIYLVKNYDSEISPNDETDALILSALKQMVTFGDGYLCYLALTNHKNSCVHF from the exons ATGGGACAGGAAAGCTCTTCAGAGTCAGATTCAGAGTCAGCTCCTA AGCTCCTTTCTTGGCCATGGAGGACTCTGCCAGA CAACCAGGAGAATCTCACTTTTGTGAAAAACTACGAACGTCGAAAGAGAGAAGTCAAACATCTCAGGATTCTGCTTCATGGACCAATCGGTGCCGGCAAGTCCAGTTTCATCAACTCCGTGGACACTGTCTTAcaaggcagagttactggtcgAGCTCCGACAGATGCAATCTCTGGGAGAAGCTTCACCACAAAG TACAAGACGTACAAGTTCAAGAAAGCTTCGGGTGGCTTTTATTCTGTCGTTTTCAATGACATCATGGGATTAGAGAAAGCCACCAACACTGGAGTTGATGTGGAAGAGGTCAAACTGGCCCTGGAAGGACATGTTGCAGAAAATTACGAG TTTAATCCCAAACGGCGGTTGAAGGTGGGTGATAGCGGTTACAGGTCATCTCCCACTCTGGCTGACAAAGTTCAAGTCCTGGTTTGTGTCTTTCCTGCCGACCAAATAGATTTCGTACCTAAAGAAGTTGTGGATAAGCTAAGAGACATCAGACTCGCAGCCAGTGACATGG GAATTCCCGAAATGGTTATTATCACCAAAGTGGATCAAGCCTGTCCTGAGGCGAAAAGAGATCTGAACAATGTCTACAAGAGCATTTACCTGAAGGAACTG GTCGACAAATGCCACCGTTTCTTGGAAATTCCAGTGAACTGCATCTATCTTGTGAAGAACTACGATTCAGAAATCAGCCCCAACGATGAGACTGATGCTCTGATACTGAGCGCACTGAAGCAGATGGTTACCTTTGGTGACGGCTACCTCTGCTACCTCGCACtaacaaaccacaaaaactcatgcgtccatttttaa